Proteins found in one Quercus robur chromosome 2, dhQueRobu3.1, whole genome shotgun sequence genomic segment:
- the LOC126702949 gene encoding uncharacterized protein LOC126702949, with the protein MYRVSYDTDNYDYASWALRGAEERYPSMEKLTFALVIVACKLKPYFQAHTVIVLTDKPLWRAMSNPEDAERMALWPIKLSEFDVQYRLLTSLRSSLTWNAKGQKKGDEIECMFRLDFPTTNNEAEYEALIAGLDLVKAAGAVRVVIHCDSQVDTNQVNSDYECKGERMKKYLEQVKRRVDDLQAKIVQISSGENEQVDHLAKAALAELMITPNKVLSFVQLSPLIDPIHMQEIGSESNWTTPLVFYLKNGALLDSKEAARKLKVKATRFVLISDVLYKRGFSCPFLRCLSLEEMYYDMREVHEGIYGNHSRSRSLVHKLIRAGYYWPTMQKDAQAYVKACDKCQRFSNIIRQPTEELTPMTASGPFAQWGLNIMGQFPIAMRQLKYEIPKVLVSDNGKQFDNDSFRDFCSHLGIKNHYSSPAHPQANEQVEVTNRSLFKIIKTRLDGANGVWPEELSSVLWAYRTTTKTPTRETSFQLAYGSEAVIPAEVGLTSYKHYNSRVRYRDFKVGDLILRKVMGVARDPTQGKLGRNWDEPYRITSWHKKDTYHLETLDGQKLYHPWNTEHLRKYYQ; encoded by the exons ATGTATcgcgtatcgtacgatactgacaactatgaCTACGCCAGTTGGGCACTTCGTGGTGCAGAGGAGAGGTACCCATCGATGGAGAAACTCACCTTCGCTTTGGTTATAGTAGCCTGCAAGCTCAAGCCATATTTCCAAGCCCACACGGTGATTGTCCTGACAGACAAGCCCTTATGGCGAGCAATGAGCAATCCTGAGGATGCTGAACGAATGGCACTATGGCCTATAAAGTTGAGTGAATTTGACGTACAATACCGCCTGCTAACTTCATTGCGAAGTTCACTAACATGGAATGCTAAGGGGCAAAAGA AAGGGGACGAGATCGAATGCATGTTTCGTCTCGACTTCCCTACGACCAACAACGAAGCAGAGTACGAAGCTCTAATTGCGGGACTAGATCTCGTTAAAGCAGCAGGGGCCGTGAGAGTGGTTATTCATTGCGATTCCCAGGTCGACACAAATCAAGTAAATAGTGATTACGAATGCAAGGGCGAgaggatgaagaagtacctGGAGCAAGTAAAGAGAAGGGTGGACGATCTACAAGCTAAGATTGTTCAAATCTCTAGTGGAGAGAACGAGCAAGTCGACCATCTTGCCAAGGCCGCATTAGCAGAACTCATGATCACCCCCAACAAGGTACTTTCCTTCGTTCAGCTTTCACCATTAATAGATCCCATCCATATGCAGGAGATAGGTTCTGAAAGTAACTGGACGACACCATTAGTCTTCTACTTGAAAAACGGTGCACTACTAGACAGTAAGGAAGCCGCAAGGAAGCTGAAGGTCAAAGCAACACGATTCGTATTGATAAGTGATGtcttgtacaagagaggcttctcctGCCCATTCCTAAGATGCTTAAGCCTCGAAGAAATGTATTATGACATGAGAGAAGTACACGAAGGGATCTACGGGAACCACTCAAGGTCACGGTCATTGGTACATAAACTAATTCGAGCTGGATATTACTGGCCTACTATGCAAAAGGATGCCCAGGCTTATGTAAAAGCCTGCGACAAATGTCAAAGATTCAGCAACATCATCAGACAGCCGACGGAAGAACTGACCCCGATGACAGCCTCGGGGCCATTCGCTCAATGGGGACTCAACATCATGGGTCAATTCCCAATAGCAATGCGGCAGCTAAA GTATGAGATCCCCAAAGTCTTGGTCTCAGATAATGGGAAACAGTTCGACAACGACTCCTTCAGGGATTTTTGCTCGCATTTAGGaatcaagaaccactactcctcccccgcccaccctcaagccaACGAGCAGGTTGaggtcacgaaccgatccttgtttaaaattatcaagactcggctcgatgGGGCAAATGGTGTATGGCCAGAAGAGCTATCAAGCGTACTATGGGCGTATAGAACAACAACCAAAACACCTACAAGAGAGACATCGTTTCAACTAGCATATGGaagcgaggcagtcatcccagcagaGGTTGGACTCACAAGCTACAAA CACTACAACTCCCGAGTCAGATACAGAGACTTCAAGGTTGGAGACCTCATCTTGAGGAAGGTAATGGGCGTCGCTAGAGACCCCACCCAAGGAAAGCTCGGCCGTAACTGGGACGAACCATATAGAATTACGTCATGGCACAAGAAAGACACCTATCACCTGGAGACACTAGACGGACAGAAGTTGTACCATCCATGGAATACCGAGCATCTCCgaaaatactaccagtag